In the genome of Fretibacterium sp. OH1220_COT-178, one region contains:
- a CDS encoding Rpn family recombination-promoting nuclease/putative transposase, whose translation MALRDDEVFRVSDRELEACIRMSNPLNDALFKYLFASKENKENLLRLLNDTLGPERCIVDVEYLDRESDARRFEGRSSFVDVLARSEDGRVFHVEVQLLDEGYFFERVAYYAACSLADQLSKGDGYECLRPVVFVSLLRYELFPGRPETWRSVHRVLDVEDHRCYNDLLEFQFFELPKLERLFGAGFLGGEKETGLERLLRYLGRIGGDEEMERLAEQDPGIERLRKGERSFFRTPGNLASYRMHERAETDYRNALRYREAKARMEGEARGEARGEA comes from the coding sequence ATGGCATTGAGGGATGACGAGGTATTCCGTGTTTCGGATCGGGAGCTCGAGGCCTGTATCCGGATGTCGAATCCTTTGAACGACGCGCTTTTCAAATATCTTTTTGCGTCGAAGGAGAATAAGGAAAATCTTCTTCGCCTGTTGAACGACACGCTGGGGCCGGAGCGCTGCATCGTGGACGTGGAGTATCTGGACCGGGAGAGCGATGCCCGGAGGTTCGAGGGGCGCTCTTCCTTTGTGGACGTTCTGGCTCGCTCGGAGGACGGCCGTGTTTTTCACGTCGAGGTCCAGCTTCTGGACGAGGGCTATTTTTTTGAGCGTGTGGCGTATTATGCGGCGTGCAGTCTGGCGGACCAGTTGTCGAAGGGCGACGGGTACGAGTGTCTGAGGCCGGTGGTGTTCGTGTCGCTTTTGAGGTACGAGCTTTTCCCGGGAAGGCCGGAAACGTGGCGTTCGGTCCACAGGGTTTTGGACGTGGAGGATCACCGTTGCTACAACGACTTGCTGGAATTTCAGTTTTTCGAGCTGCCGAAGCTGGAACGTCTTTTTGGGGCAGGTTTTCTGGGAGGAGAAAAGGAGACGGGATTGGAGCGCCTCCTTCGGTACCTTGGGAGGATAGGAGGGGATGAGGAGATGGAGCGTCTGGCGGAGCAGGACCCCGGAATCGAGCGGTTGAGAAAGGGAGAACGGTCTTTTTTCCGGACGCCGGGCAATCTGGCGTCGTACCGGATGCACGAGCGGGCGGAGACGGACTACAGGAACGCGTTGCGGTATCGCGAGGCGAAAGCGAGGATGGAAGGCGAGGCCAGAGGTGAGGCCAGAGGTGAGGCCAG
- a CDS encoding PD-(D/E)XK nuclease family transposase, translating to MDWDAKGDVLYPTLASLTDEQLEAALDEGRIYRLNDRFFKFLFGREDRKHLFLDLVNALVFPDGGPGFTGFEYASRELSATRSDGKDCYLDICY from the coding sequence ATGGACTGGGACGCGAAGGGGGACGTGCTTTATCCGACGCTGGCATCTCTTACGGACGAACAGCTGGAGGCGGCGCTGGACGAAGGGCGGATCTACCGTCTCAACGACCGTTTCTTCAAGTTCCTGTTCGGTCGAGAGGATCGCAAGCACCTGTTTTTGGATCTTGTCAACGCGCTCGTGTTCCCCGACGGTGGTCCGGGCTTCACCGGTTTCGAGTACGCCAGCCGCGAGCTCTCCGCCACGCGGTCGGATGGCAAGGATTGCTATCTGGACATCTGTTATTGA
- a CDS encoding IMPACT family protein has protein sequence MDASGLGPDAYLEPAGPARTEEKVKRSLFIGHLAPCRDEAECRAFLGSVQAAHRDATHNCWAWLLGPDPETEHCSDDGEPSGTAGRPILGEIKRSGTVNVMVVVTRYFGGVKLGVRGLIEAYGQAAAGVLAAAGRTERRLTRPVEVRLAYPAIGFVTRLLEEHGAGESPAWSYGAEVCVRSRVPLSRSAALFAALEELRARGAIGAWSAPE, from the coding sequence ATGGACGCCTCCGGGCTCGGTCCGGACGCCTACCTGGAGCCCGCGGGGCCCGCGAGGACGGAGGAGAAGGTCAAGCGGTCGCTCTTCATCGGGCACCTCGCGCCCTGCCGGGACGAGGCGGAGTGCCGCGCCTTCCTGGGCTCGGTCCAGGCCGCCCACAGGGACGCGACGCACAACTGCTGGGCCTGGCTCCTGGGGCCCGACCCGGAGACGGAGCACTGCTCCGACGACGGCGAGCCCTCCGGGACGGCGGGGCGCCCCATTCTGGGAGAGATCAAAAGGAGCGGCACGGTCAACGTCATGGTGGTGGTGACGCGCTACTTCGGGGGCGTCAAGCTGGGGGTGCGCGGCCTGATCGAGGCCTACGGGCAGGCCGCGGCGGGGGTCCTGGCCGCGGCGGGCCGCACGGAGCGGCGGCTGACGCGCCCCGTGGAGGTCCGGCTGGCCTACCCCGCCATCGGCTTCGTGACGCGCCTTCTGGAGGAGCACGGGGCGGGGGAGTCGCCCGCCTGGAGCTACGGAGCGGAGGTCTGCGTGCGCTCTCGGGTCCCGCTGTCCCGCTCCGCGGCGCTGTTTGCGGCGCTGGAGGAGCTGAGGGCGCGGGGTGCGATCGGGGCGTGGTCGGCGCCGGAGTGA
- a CDS encoding HIT family protein has protein sequence MEHLFATWRMAYIAAPKHRGCIFCDFPAENRDGERYILHRGESCFVILNLYPYNPGHLMVVPYRHTNVYESLTDPEAMEMHRLTARAVAVLKREMGPDGFNIGINLGHPAGAGVEGHLHRHVVPRWSGDNNFMPVLADTRVVPECLDATYRKLLAAWGGA, from the coding sequence ATGGAACACCTTTTCGCCACGTGGCGCATGGCCTACATCGCGGCCCCCAAGCACCGGGGCTGCATCTTCTGCGACTTTCCCGCGGAGAACCGGGACGGGGAGCGGTACATCCTCCACCGCGGGGAGTCCTGCTTCGTGATCCTGAACCTCTACCCCTACAACCCCGGGCACCTGATGGTGGTGCCCTACCGTCACACCAACGTCTACGAGTCGCTGACCGACCCCGAGGCCATGGAGATGCACCGGCTCACGGCGCGCGCGGTGGCGGTGCTCAAGCGCGAGATGGGCCCCGACGGCTTCAACATCGGCATCAACCTGGGGCACCCGGCGGGGGCGGGGGTGGAGGGGCACCTGCACCGGCACGTCGTCCCGCGCTGGAGCGGGGATAACAACTTCATGCCCGTCCTGGCCGACACCCGGGTGGTGCCGGAGTGCCTGGACGCGACCTACCGCAAGCTCCTCGCCGCGTGGGGCGGGGCCTGA
- a CDS encoding Rpn family recombination-promoting nuclease/putative transposase produces MTSAEREDMERLREQGDLPDVIDRSTDLYFRFLLGTPARMGLLRDLINSIFGALEYPLLRTVTLADTEREPEVRGAKYARLDLTATDDLGRSLHIEMQRDAYTHFEKRCLYYLCRNYTRRLNVREGYGKLTPVVSISLLGFELFGGDERGLWDFALINPATGRRLMKSDDLLLIYVELEKFARPLKALRQKLKKNPGYVMTPEERALVWGGYINNESDGLALMGESLAADSVFSEVSEVEQQFWSEPENRYYQLRELMTQLDIKAIQETRLAEATDRAMAKGMARGMAKGMAKGMAEGVAKGMAEGMAEGVAKGIAEERRRLAERLLASGMAAERVAELTGLPREELPCGADTDEHR; encoded by the coding sequence TTGACCTCTGCCGAGCGCGAGGATATGGAGCGGCTCCGGGAGCAGGGCGACCTTCCCGACGTTATCGACCGCTCCACGGACCTTTATTTTCGTTTCCTGCTCGGCACGCCCGCGCGCATGGGCTTGCTGCGGGACCTGATCAATTCCATATTCGGCGCCTTGGAATACCCTCTTTTGCGGACGGTCACACTTGCGGATACGGAGCGGGAGCCCGAGGTCAGGGGCGCCAAATACGCGCGCCTGGACCTGACGGCGACGGACGACCTCGGCCGCAGCCTCCACATCGAGATGCAGCGCGACGCCTACACCCACTTCGAGAAACGCTGCCTTTACTACCTCTGCCGGAACTACACGCGGCGTCTCAACGTCAGGGAGGGCTACGGCAAGTTGACGCCCGTCGTCTCCATTTCATTGCTGGGCTTCGAACTTTTCGGCGGCGACGAACGCGGCCTGTGGGATTTCGCTCTGATCAACCCGGCGACGGGCCGCCGCCTGATGAAGAGCGACGATCTGCTGCTGATCTATGTGGAGCTGGAGAAATTCGCCCGCCCCCTCAAGGCGCTGCGTCAAAAGCTCAAGAAAAACCCCGGCTACGTCATGACCCCGGAGGAGCGGGCTCTGGTCTGGGGCGGTTACATCAACAACGAGTCGGACGGGCTGGCCCTGATGGGGGAAAGCCTGGCTGCGGATTCCGTTTTTTCGGAGGTGAGCGAGGTGGAACAGCAGTTCTGGAGCGAACCGGAGAACCGTTATTATCAGCTGCGGGAACTGATGACGCAGCTGGATATCAAGGCGATCCAGGAGACGAGGCTGGCGGAGGCGACGGACCGGGCCATGGCCAAGGGTATGGCGAGGGGTATGGCCAAAGGTATGGCCAAAGGTATGGCCGAGGGCGTGGCGAAGGGCATGGCCGAGGGAATGGCCGAGGGTGTGGCCAAAGGCATAGCCGAGGAGCGGCGGCGTCTGGCGGAAAGGCTCCTCGCCTCCGGCATGGCGGCGGAGCGGGTCGCGGAGCTGACGGGGCTCCCCCGGGAGGAGCTTCCGTGCGGGGCCGATACGGACGAGCACCGCTGA
- a CDS encoding L-fuculose-phosphate aldolase — MLLKEEREAVVAYGRRLVTHRLTRGTGGNVSVFCRAKGLFAISPSGMDYFETESADVVVMDLEGRVAEGSRRPSSESDMHRLLYREREDVGAVVHTHSPYATVLACLHRELPPVHYLIGFAGRSVRCTPYAPFGTPELARLACDGMRDRYAVLLGNHGLLAAGPTPAYAFDTAEEIEFVCEVYCRSLAVGTPVPLLDRDMDVALEKFKTYGQRG, encoded by the coding sequence ATGCTGCTTAAGGAGGAGCGCGAGGCGGTCGTCGCGTACGGCCGGAGGCTCGTGACGCATCGGCTGACGCGGGGGACGGGGGGAAACGTCAGCGTGTTCTGCCGCGCGAAGGGGCTCTTCGCCATCAGCCCCTCGGGGATGGACTACTTCGAGACGGAAAGCGCGGACGTGGTGGTCATGGACCTGGAGGGGCGCGTGGCGGAGGGCTCGCGGCGGCCCTCCAGCGAGTCGGACATGCACCGCCTGCTCTACCGGGAACGGGAGGACGTCGGGGCGGTGGTCCACACGCACTCCCCCTACGCGACCGTGCTGGCCTGCCTGCACCGCGAGCTGCCGCCCGTCCACTATCTGATCGGCTTCGCCGGCCGCAGCGTGCGCTGCACGCCCTACGCCCCCTTCGGGACCCCCGAGCTGGCCCGGCTGGCCTGCGACGGGATGAGGGACCGCTACGCGGTGCTGCTGGGCAACCACGGGCTGCTGGCCGCGGGCCCCACCCCGGCCTACGCCTTCGACACGGCCGAGGAGATCGAGTTCGTCTGCGAGGTCTACTGCCGCTCCCTGGCCGTCGGGACGCCCGTGCCGCTGTTGGACCGGGACATGGACGTCGCCCTGGAGAAGTTCAAGACCTACGGACAGCGGGGATGA
- a CDS encoding ABC transporter ATP-binding protein: protein MQNNAEKAVEVRDFSFTYRGGESPALNALNLEVERGRFVVIMGESGAGKSTLANSLNGLIPHFIRGRYEGSVTVNGLPARTTPVSRMAREIGLVFQDFEAQLFSTNAGLEIAFGPENFGVPREEIAPRIGDVLSTVNLEGFGGRHPATLSGGQKQRLAIGSVLAARPSVLCMDEPTTDLDPMGKIEVFTLAEGLRAQGDLTLIIVEHETEEALHAERLILMKKGRILADGAPGDLLRDAALVAEAGIRPLQVPQFFAGLNVRPPEALPLLPDEGAEFFRSRGLALDDARYRELLDRDAEREARYGETVVEIEGLTHVYPNGGSAVNDVSLRIREREFVAVLGHNGSGKTTLVKHFNGLLLPSAGRALIRGKDTTKHSVFEIGREVGYVFQNPDHQIFADNVFDEVAFSPRIRGCSAGEVASRVTEALEAVGLQGYEKRDPFTLGKGERQRVAVASVLSARPGVIILDEPTTGLDYGEQKRMMELIRKLNEAGQTIVMITHTLWVVAEYAHRIVTMKDGRVLLDGPAREVLARTDELAASHLRPPHIVELGNRLGRTVLSVEELAHCTRAGEGRDA, encoded by the coding sequence TTGCAGAACAACGCTGAAAAGGCCGTGGAGGTCCGGGACTTCTCCTTCACCTACCGAGGGGGCGAATCCCCGGCCCTGAACGCGCTGAACCTGGAGGTGGAGCGCGGCCGGTTCGTCGTGATCATGGGCGAGAGCGGCGCGGGCAAGTCCACCCTGGCGAACAGCCTCAACGGGCTGATCCCCCACTTCATCCGGGGGCGGTACGAGGGCTCCGTGACGGTGAACGGGCTCCCGGCCCGGACCACCCCCGTCAGCCGGATGGCCCGGGAGATCGGCCTGGTCTTCCAGGACTTCGAGGCCCAGCTCTTCTCCACCAACGCCGGGCTGGAGATCGCCTTCGGGCCCGAGAACTTCGGGGTCCCGAGGGAGGAGATCGCCCCGCGCATCGGCGACGTCCTGTCCACGGTCAACCTGGAGGGCTTCGGGGGACGCCACCCCGCCACCCTGTCCGGCGGGCAGAAGCAGCGCCTGGCCATCGGGTCCGTGCTGGCCGCCCGCCCGTCGGTCCTCTGCATGGACGAGCCCACCACGGACCTCGACCCCATGGGGAAGATCGAGGTCTTCACCCTGGCCGAGGGGCTGCGCGCACAGGGCGACCTGACCCTGATCATCGTCGAGCACGAGACCGAGGAAGCCCTGCACGCCGAGCGCCTGATCCTGATGAAAAAGGGCCGCATCCTGGCCGACGGCGCCCCCGGGGACCTGCTTCGGGACGCGGCGCTCGTCGCGGAGGCGGGCATCCGTCCTCTCCAGGTCCCCCAGTTCTTCGCCGGGCTGAACGTCCGCCCTCCGGAGGCGCTGCCGCTGCTCCCCGACGAGGGGGCGGAGTTCTTCCGCAGCAGGGGCCTGGCCCTCGACGACGCGAGGTACCGGGAGCTCCTGGACCGCGACGCGGAGCGGGAGGCGCGCTACGGCGAGACGGTCGTGGAGATCGAGGGGCTGACCCACGTCTACCCCAACGGCGGGAGCGCGGTGAACGACGTGAGCCTGAGGATCCGGGAGCGCGAGTTCGTGGCCGTCCTGGGACACAACGGCAGCGGCAAGACGACGCTGGTGAAGCACTTCAACGGCCTGCTGCTCCCGAGCGCGGGGCGGGCGCTGATCCGGGGGAAGGACACGACGAAGCACTCGGTCTTCGAGATCGGCAGGGAGGTGGGGTACGTCTTCCAGAACCCCGACCACCAGATCTTCGCGGACAACGTCTTCGACGAGGTCGCCTTCAGCCCGAGGATCCGCGGCTGCTCCGCCGGGGAGGTCGCTTCCCGCGTGACCGAGGCGCTGGAGGCCGTCGGGCTTCAGGGCTACGAGAAGCGGGACCCCTTCACGCTCGGCAAGGGCGAGCGCCAGAGGGTCGCCGTGGCGTCCGTGCTCTCGGCGCGGCCCGGCGTCATCATCCTGGACGAGCCCACCACCGGGCTCGACTACGGCGAGCAGAAACGGATGATGGAGCTGATCCGGAAGCTCAACGAGGCGGGGCAGACCATCGTCATGATCACCCACACCCTGTGGGTGGTGGCGGAGTACGCCCACCGGATCGTGACGATGAAGGACGGCCGGGTGCTGCTGGACGGTCCCGCACGGGAGGTCCTGGCGCGCACGGACGAGCTGGCCGCCTCGCACCTGAGGCCGCCCCACATCGTGGAGCTGGGCAACCGCCTCGGGCGCACGGTCCTCTCCGTCGAAGAGCTGGCCCACTGCACCCGGGCCGGCGAGGGGAGGGACGCCTGA
- a CDS encoding energy-coupling factor transporter transmembrane component T family protein encodes MDLFLYLDRDTPIHRLDPRTKILLTVLSFAMALMFRDIPILLILTGLVLIVGALGRALSNLRRIRGVLIMIALFCLTVWPLARGTLSLSGVLYGAMVALKTDLMIVAGMIFLSTTKIEEIAEGLVKLGLPYRGAFAFATAIRLVPMIVETSYTIIQAQRSRGLDLDSGNLLARIRKHIPLVIPTLVSLIRSTNVFSMALESKGFGYSSSRTTLLELKLGARDYAAIVLGLALFAALLALKLVPGAYTAWAGLFPWGSF; translated from the coding sequence ATGGACCTCTTCCTGTACCTCGACAGGGACACCCCCATCCACAGGCTCGACCCGCGGACCAAGATCCTGCTGACGGTGCTGAGCTTCGCCATGGCCCTGATGTTCCGGGACATCCCGATACTGCTGATCCTGACGGGCCTGGTGCTGATCGTCGGCGCGCTGGGACGCGCGCTCTCGAACCTCCGGCGCATCCGCGGCGTGCTGATCATGATCGCCCTCTTCTGCCTGACGGTCTGGCCCCTGGCGCGGGGAACCCTCTCCCTCTCCGGGGTCCTCTACGGCGCGATGGTCGCCCTCAAGACGGACCTCATGATCGTGGCGGGCATGATCTTCCTGAGCACCACCAAGATCGAGGAGATCGCCGAGGGGCTGGTCAAACTGGGGCTCCCGTACCGGGGCGCCTTCGCCTTCGCCACGGCCATTCGTCTGGTGCCCATGATCGTCGAGACCAGCTACACGATCATCCAGGCGCAGAGGTCCCGGGGGCTCGACCTGGACTCCGGGAACCTCCTGGCCCGCATCCGCAAGCACATCCCGCTGGTCATCCCCACCCTCGTGTCGCTGATCCGGAGCACCAACGTCTTCTCCATGGCGCTCGAGTCCAAGGGGTTCGGCTACAGCTCCTCGCGCACGACGCTGCTGGAACTGAAGCTCGGGGCTCGCGACTACGCCGCGATCGTCCTGGGGCTCGCGCTGTTCGCGGCCCTGCTGGCCCTGAAGCTGGTTCCCGGAGCCTACACGGCCTGGGCCGGCCTCTTCCCCTGGGGCAGCTTCTGA
- a CDS encoding QueT transporter family protein, with protein sequence MKEVFSMWGKTKMVVLVALCAGLYAALLIPFKGFVLIPGVTEFRPASALPVVLGLLFGPAGAWGSAIGNLIGDFFGSLGIGSLFGFFGNFMFAYIPYKLWINLGLAPRHDLEPNVTTHRKAAAYVVSALTGSMGCALLIAWGLELLGMVPFAALGTIIMLNNSIPSVVLGMPILMVLYPRVKKWDLLWTDIVNEADQPVPGAMSKIGGFFMVVSIVGGWVGGLLLALGVGQALLYGGFEAGGTVGSLGVILVAGVGTAGMILASFVQTTGGNIGD encoded by the coding sequence ATGAAGGAAGTTTTTTCCATGTGGGGCAAGACGAAAATGGTGGTCCTCGTGGCCCTCTGCGCCGGCCTGTACGCGGCCCTGCTGATCCCGTTCAAGGGGTTCGTCCTCATCCCCGGCGTCACCGAGTTCCGGCCCGCAAGCGCGCTGCCGGTCGTTTTGGGCCTGCTCTTCGGGCCCGCCGGCGCCTGGGGCTCGGCCATCGGCAACCTCATCGGGGACTTCTTCGGGTCTCTCGGGATCGGCAGCCTCTTCGGGTTCTTCGGCAACTTCATGTTCGCCTACATCCCCTACAAGCTCTGGATCAACCTCGGGCTCGCCCCCAGACACGACCTCGAGCCCAACGTGACCACCCACAGAAAGGCGGCGGCCTACGTCGTGTCGGCGCTGACGGGCTCCATGGGCTGCGCGCTCCTCATCGCCTGGGGGCTCGAGCTTCTGGGGATGGTGCCCTTCGCGGCGCTGGGCACCATCATCATGCTGAACAATTCCATTCCCTCGGTCGTCCTGGGGATGCCCATCCTGATGGTGCTCTACCCGCGCGTCAAGAAATGGGACCTCCTGTGGACGGACATCGTGAACGAGGCGGACCAGCCCGTACCGGGCGCCATGTCCAAGATCGGCGGGTTCTTCATGGTCGTCAGCATCGTGGGCGGCTGGGTCGGCGGCCTGCTCCTGGCGCTCGGCGTCGGTCAGGCCCTGCTGTACGGGGGCTTCGAGGCGGGCGGAACCGTCGGCTCCCTCGGCGTCATCCTGGTGGCCGGGGTCGGCACGGCGGGGATGATCCTCGCCTCCTTCGTGCAGACGACGGGAGGAAACATCGGGGACTGA
- the topA gene encoding type I DNA topoisomerase, which produces MSPTKKPTASGTDPGPEERTRKTPAKRTTKAAKKPAPARTSAAKASKGTKTVKSATPKKAAAEPAKRSRSSGTSAAGKTLVIVESPSKAKTLTGILGNKYVVRSSVGHIRDLPRSRMAIDIEHDFAPEYILVKGKAAIKNELSAMAQSASNVLLASDPDREGEAIAWHLAELLGLDLSEKCRVRFYEITAGAVRSAVRNPDVVDLNKVDAQQARRILDRLVGYTLSPLLWNKIRYGLSAGRVQSVALDLICEREREIARFVPEEYWSVTVRATASGGRSYEMKVDRLDGKSLWKNGMPLLIKSRTMADELLSEVEANPIRVSEFRLRNGKRNPPPPFRTSTLQQEAARRLGMAPRRTMRVAQELYEGLSLPGRGHVGMITYMRTDSLRLSAEAVEACRAHIAEGYDAPYLPEKPNVYAAPGRSQDAHEAVRPTDVTLTPESLKDVLTSEQFRLYDMIWRRFVACQMAPAVVANSTLLAEAGRVGMRQLGESLIFEGWSAVWPLDLKGNRMDKAEEGEPLDFVGAEKEQKFTRPPARYSEATLIKTLEEEGVGRPSTYATIVDTLFGRGYVEKNDEKRLFPTSLGMTVDEFLKRYFDREDVSSIVDTGFTAQMEKELDDIEEAKRRWLDVVREFWTEFSKTVEEARGAERVPLPEPEPIGEDCPECGNPLVKKRGRFGEFIACTGYPACRYTRAILSTIGVKCPKCGEESGGEIVKRRSKKGKTFYSCSRYPDCDYISWNPPTGDKCPECGAELFKRGKTRFCQGCGYKEQEEAASDD; this is translated from the coding sequence ATGAGCCCCACGAAGAAGCCCACCGCGTCCGGCACGGACCCGGGCCCGGAGGAGCGGACCAGGAAGACGCCGGCCAAGCGCACGACGAAGGCCGCCAAGAAGCCGGCCCCCGCCCGGACCTCGGCGGCGAAGGCCTCGAAGGGCACGAAGACCGTCAAGAGTGCTACCCCCAAAAAAGCCGCGGCCGAGCCCGCGAAGCGCTCGCGGAGCTCGGGAACGTCCGCAGCGGGCAAGACCCTCGTCATCGTGGAGTCCCCGTCCAAGGCCAAGACGCTGACCGGCATCCTCGGGAACAAATACGTCGTCCGTTCGAGCGTCGGGCACATCCGCGACCTGCCCCGCAGCCGCATGGCTATCGACATCGAGCACGACTTCGCCCCGGAATACATCCTGGTCAAGGGCAAGGCCGCGATCAAGAACGAGCTCTCGGCCATGGCGCAGTCCGCGTCGAACGTCCTGCTGGCCTCCGACCCCGACCGCGAGGGCGAGGCCATCGCCTGGCACCTGGCCGAACTGCTGGGTCTGGACCTCTCGGAGAAGTGCCGCGTGCGCTTCTACGAGATCACGGCGGGCGCCGTGCGCAGCGCCGTCCGGAACCCGGACGTCGTGGACCTGAACAAGGTGGACGCCCAGCAGGCGCGCCGCATCCTGGACCGGCTGGTGGGCTACACGCTCAGCCCCTTGCTCTGGAACAAGATCCGCTACGGGCTCTCCGCGGGGCGCGTGCAGTCCGTGGCGCTCGACCTGATCTGCGAACGGGAGCGGGAGATCGCCCGCTTCGTCCCCGAGGAGTACTGGTCCGTGACGGTCCGGGCGACCGCCTCCGGCGGCCGTTCCTACGAGATGAAGGTCGACAGGCTGGACGGCAAATCCCTCTGGAAGAACGGGATGCCGCTGCTCATCAAGAGCCGGACCATGGCGGACGAGCTTCTGAGCGAGGTGGAGGCCAACCCCATCCGCGTCTCGGAGTTCCGCCTGCGCAACGGCAAACGCAACCCGCCGCCGCCCTTTCGCACCAGCACGCTCCAGCAGGAGGCGGCACGCCGCCTGGGCATGGCCCCGAGGCGGACCATGCGGGTGGCCCAGGAGCTCTACGAGGGGCTGAGCCTCCCGGGACGCGGGCACGTCGGCATGATCACCTACATGCGCACCGACAGCCTGAGGCTCTCGGCCGAGGCGGTCGAGGCCTGCCGCGCCCACATCGCCGAAGGATACGACGCCCCCTACCTGCCCGAGAAGCCCAACGTCTACGCCGCTCCGGGCCGGAGCCAGGACGCGCACGAGGCCGTGCGCCCCACCGACGTCACCCTGACCCCGGAGTCCCTCAAGGACGTCCTGACCTCCGAGCAGTTCCGGCTCTACGACATGATCTGGCGCCGTTTCGTCGCCTGCCAGATGGCCCCGGCGGTCGTGGCCAACTCCACGCTGCTGGCGGAGGCCGGGCGCGTCGGGATGCGCCAGCTGGGCGAGAGCCTGATCTTCGAGGGCTGGAGCGCCGTGTGGCCGCTCGACCTCAAGGGGAACCGCATGGACAAGGCGGAGGAGGGAGAGCCCCTCGATTTCGTCGGCGCCGAGAAGGAGCAGAAGTTCACCCGCCCGCCCGCCCGCTATTCCGAGGCGACCCTCATCAAGACTCTGGAGGAGGAGGGCGTGGGACGCCCCTCCACCTACGCCACGATCGTCGACACCCTCTTCGGGCGCGGCTACGTGGAGAAGAACGACGAGAAGCGCCTCTTCCCGACGTCGCTCGGCATGACGGTGGACGAGTTCCTCAAGCGCTATTTCGACCGGGAGGACGTGTCGTCCATCGTCGACACGGGCTTCACCGCGCAGATGGAGAAGGAGCTCGACGACATCGAGGAGGCCAAGCGCCGCTGGCTGGACGTGGTGCGCGAGTTCTGGACGGAGTTCTCCAAGACCGTGGAGGAGGCGCGCGGGGCCGAGAGGGTGCCCCTTCCGGAGCCCGAGCCGATCGGCGAGGACTGCCCCGAGTGCGGCAATCCGCTGGTGAAGAAGCGCGGACGCTTCGGCGAATTCATCGCCTGCACCGGCTACCCGGCATGCCGCTACACGCGCGCGATCCTCTCCACGATCGGCGTGAAGTGCCCCAAGTGCGGCGAGGAGAGCGGCGGGGAGATCGTCAAGCGCCGGAGCAAGAAGGGTAAGACCTTCTACAGCTGCTCCCGCTACCCCGACTGCGACTACATCTCCTGGAACCCGCCCACGGGCGACAAGTGCCCCGAATGCGGGGCGGAGCTGTTCAAACGCGGCAAGACCCGCTTCTGTCAGGGGTGCGGCTACAAGGAGCAGGAGGAAGCGGCCTCCGATGATTGA